The Leptospiraceae bacterium genome includes the window GGCTCTTTTTACTCTTCTTTTGTTACTTGACATTGCCGGATGGGACATAATCATCCCTGCCAAGTTCTATGACTTTGGAGTTCCACCCAAGGTCAGTTCGATTGCGATAGGAGTTTACCTCTCCAAGAGAAAAACCATACGATACAATAGGCTGATACGACATAAGATGTGGCGAAACTAAAAAAAATACAAAACAAACAAAAAAAAATAAAGGGCCTTCTGAAAGTGGACAGGATAGCTATCTCTGGAAAAAATCGTCTAATTTTTCATTTGGTGTTTCAATTTGGCTACAATATTGATTAACCAAATCAGTCATAGAGACAATCTGAAATATTGGATGATCCAAAATACCACTATTTTTCAATTCATTTCTTTCCTCTTCTATTCCATCAATGTGAATCCACGTATCAAACCTTGAGCTACCATTTTCCGATATTTCTACCGCAATGATATACTCAAAAAGACCAAATTTTTTAATAAACACTTTAAAACTATCCAAAGGAGACTGAAGCAATTTTTCTCGAAATTTATGAGATTCGCTTGGGTAATTTTCTGGTTTGTTTTGACTATAGTATCGATTTAAAACTTCTACTATTCTTATAAATTCTTCTTTCTTATTCTTTAGCTCAACCCAGTTTGAATCAAACATTTTCTCAGATTTTGTATTTATTTTTTTATTCATAAACCTATCCCTTATTTTTAATCTATAAGGTAAAAAAAAATCAGAGTAGGAAAATTTTTTTTACGTTTTACTAAATTATATAGTTCAGAAAACTATCAAAAAAGAGATAAAATAGGAAACAAACGTAAATATTTTTAAAATTCATATCAATAGAGGAGAACAACATGAGTAAAATTAAAGTAAAAACCCCATTAGTAGAATTAGACGGAGACGAAATGACAAGAGTAATCTGGAAAGAAATCAAAGACAGATTCATTTCGCCCTATCTCGACATTCAGTTAGATTATTATGATTTGTCGGTTACCTATCGTGACAAGACAGAAGATAAAGTTACAGTAGACTCAGCCAATGCGATTATTAAGTATGGAGTAGGTGTAAAATGTGCAACTATTACTCCAAATGCAGACAGAGTAAAAGAATATTCCTTGAAAAAGGAATGGCCTTCTCCGAATGGAACAATTCGGTCTATCTTAGACGGGACGGTTTTTCGTAAACCAATTATTGTAAACAATATTCCTGCTGCAGTCAAGTCATGGAAAAAACCCATCATCATAGGAAGGCACGCTTATGGAGATATTTACAAAAATACAGAACTAATCATCGACGAGCCGGGGAAGGCAGAAATAGTATTTACAAATTCTTCTGGTGCAGAAAAAGCAAGAGTAACTATTCAAGATTTTAAAACTCCGGGTGTAGTGATGGGGATGCACAATATAGATAAATCCATTGAAAGTTTTGCTAAAGCTTGTTTTAATTATGCTCTATCAGAGAAAGTAAATATTTGGTTTGCAACCAAAGATACAATTTCTAAAAAATACCACGCTAAATTTAGAAAAATTTTTGATGAGATGGCAGTTTCCAAAAAATCTGAACTTGAAAACGCTAAAATTGACTATAGCTATTTTCTAATTGATGATGCAGTCGCTCAAATCATAAAGCACGAGGGAGGAATGCTCTGGGCTTTGATGAATTACGACGGGGACGTTATGAGTGATATGGTAGCATCCGGATTTGGATCACTTGGCTTAATGACTAGTGTATTAGTTTCTCCTGACGGAAAATTTGAATACGAAGCTGCACACGGAACGGTTACTAGGCACTTCCGTAAATACCAAAAAGGAGAAACGACATCTACAAATTCAGTTGCTTCTATTTTTGCTTGGACAGGAGCTCTCGCTAAAAGAGGAGAGTTAGACGGAATACCTGAGGTTACAAGTTTTGCACAAAATTTAGAAAAAGCTGTTTTAGATACGATTGAATCTGGCGAGATGACAAAAGATCTAATCCTACTAACTACAAGCGCGAATAAAAAAGAATTAGATACTTTTCAGTTTATGGAAGCAGTTCAAACAAGATTGAACAAACTAATTTAAGAAAATTTTTGCCACTTCAAGAAATTGGGGTGGCTATTCCGATATTCTATATGATGAAATTTTCTTCTAATGCAATAGTAGGACTTGGATTTACGGCATTTATGCTTGTAAGTTTTTATTTCACGATTATCAAACAAGTTGATATAGATTCCAAATACCCTTACAAGCTCAAACTATACTACTCAAAGATAGACGGGATCCGAAAAGGTACAGAAGTTTATCTAAATGGTATTTTATTTGGAATGGTGAATAGTTTTCAAGAAATCTCTGCAAATGATGTCCCTGATAAAAGATTTTTAGAATATGGGAAAAGCGATGCAATAGAATTGGTTCTGAAAATTTCAGAGCCTTTGACTTTATGGAATAATTACAAAATTCGATTTAAGAATACTACAATGTTTTCTGGAAGAACAATCGAAATAGACCCCGGATCTTATGAAGGCGAATCTTCTACCTATTTTCAACCAAGTTTTAGAACAGGAGAAAAAATTCCTGACTTTTCTCCATCGGCAAGTTACTATGACGATTTTTTTGCATCTTCTGCAAGACTAATAGAGGACAACCGTCCAGAGATTAAAATTGCAGTAGAGAATCTAACCGAAGTTTCAACAAAACTTCAATACGGAAACGGGACTCTCCCACAATTCATCAATAACGATATAGTTTATGATGCGTTAGCCGAAACAGCAAGCGACCTGAGCATATTTGGAAAAGATTTAAGAAGAACCCAAGAATCACTTAGAGAGTCCAATATTATCCCTGCACCTTTTGCAATCAATCTTTATAAAAGAAATACTACAATCGGTAGAATTTCTGATAGGCTTTATGTTGTAAAACCACAAAGTCAAAAAAATCTTGAACTATATTACAAATCAAAACTACTTGGCTTATGAAAGTTGCGGTCATTCACGATTGGCTAACAGGGATGCGGGGAGGAGAAAAAGTACTTGAGTCTATTTTAAAAATTTTTCCAAATTCTGAACTTTTTACACTCTTCTATTCAAAGGGCAGCCTAAGCCCTCTAATCGAAAATCGAAAAATCCATACTGCATTTACAGATAAACTCCCATTTAAAAAATCTAAGTATAGAAATTATCTGCCTCTATTCCCAACTGCCATAGAAACGTTTGATTTAAGAGGATTTGATCTAATTCTTTCCAGCTCTCATTGTGTAGCAAAAGGAATAATCTCCCCTCCGGATTCAACGCACATTTCTTATATCCATTCACCCATGCGTTACGTTTGGGATATGTACTACGAGTATTTTCCGAAAAAATCCGGGATAAAAAATTTCTTGATTCAGTTCATCTCTAACTACTTAAGAATATGGGACGTAACCAGTGCTCAAAGGGTAGATAAATATGTGTGCAATTCTAAATTTGTAGCAAAAAGAGTGAAGAAATACTATTCCAAAGACTCTAATGTAATCTACCCGCCGTGTTTGGAAACTGGTACCAAAATAATCAATGAAAAAAAAGAGGATTATTACCTAATTGTTTCTGCCTTTGCTCCCTACAAAAGAATTGATCTCGCAATAGAATCTTTTCGTATCAATGGAAAAAAGTTAGTAATCATTGGAAGCGGGCAAGACGAGGGAATTCTTAAAAAAAGTGCTCCTAAGAATATAACCTTTCTATCAGGTGTCTCTAAAACTGAAATAGAAGAGTATTATAAAAGAGCAAGAGGGTTTATTTTTCCGGGGTTAGAGGACTTTGGGATTACCCCTGTAGAAGCACAAAAATTTTGTACCCCTGTAATAGCCTACGGCAAAGGTGGGGTTTTAGAGACTGTCAATGACAAAAAGACAGGTGTTTTCTTTCAAAATCAGAATATTGGAGATTTGAACGAGGCTATAATGGTTTCAGAGAAAATTCGGTACAATCCGGAGGATTTCCAAAAGAATATTGAAAGATTTACCGAAGAAAAATTCATAATTGAAATGAAAAATACGGTCGATGAAGTACTTAGGGGTAATATAAGTTTTGATCGTAGTCCACAGGTTAAACAAAAGCGAAGTAGTAATAAACGCTAGTCAGATTGAATCATTAGAATCAACCCCCGATACTGTAATCGTACTCGTAAATGACAAAAGATATATAGTACGAGAAACTATATCTGAAGTCATAGATAAGGTTATAGAATATAAAAAAAAGATATTTCAATTTCCTTTTAATGGAACAGAAAAAAAGGGATAATGGTTAAATTATGGATATAGCTACAATCATTGGTTTAGCGTTTGGTTTGACAGTACTACTACTTGGAACTATAACAGCGGGTTTAAATCCGATGTCGATTTTGGATATTCCTTCGATTTTGATTACATTTGGTGGTGGTATTGCTGCAACAGTTATTTCTACTTCTTGGTCAAATACAATGAATATTGTAAATGTATCGAAAAAAGCATTCTCCGAACCAAAATTCGATATACCCGGACTTATTACTACTCTTGTTTCTTTTTCAGAAAAAGCAAGAAGAGAAGGACTACTTGCACTCGAAGATGATGTTTCTGAGTTGCCCGATGAATTTCTTCGTAAAGGAATTCAACTTGTAGTGGACGGAACAGACCCTGAATTAGTGAGAAATATCATGGAAACTGAAATGTCGAATATTGCCTCGAGACACTCCTCGGGTAGGAACTGGTGGGATTCCCTAGGTGGTCTTGCTCCCGGATTTGGAATGCTTGGAACTCTTATCGGACTTATCGGTATGTTGAAAAACATGGGCTCTGGAGATTCGAGTGCAATCGGTATCGGTATGGCTGCTGCTCTTATTACCACGCTTTACGGATCTTTTATATCCAACCTGCTCGCTATCCCAATGGTAAAAAAACTCATGATGAGAAGTGAAGACGAATTATCCATGAAACAAATTATGATAGAAGGCACATTGTCCATCCAATCCGGGGACAACCCTAGGATTGTAAAAGAAAAACTTTCCAGCTTCCTCTCTCCTTCCGAAAGAGGAGCCTTGAAAGATGATGAAAAATAGGAAAGCATAGATGGCAAAACAACAAAAGTGTCCAGAATGTATTCAAAAAGTAGCGGAGTATATGCTTACCTATGGGGATATGGTCACTCTACTTCTATGTTTTTTTATTATGTTATACACCACAGGTAAAACTAACGCACGTGAAATGCAGATTATTTTATCTGTGTTCAAGTCAACAACCGGGTTTTTTGACGGAGGACAAACTCTATCCAAAGGTACCTTAGAAGAATTTGGAATGAATATTGAATCCCTTCCTTCACAAACAAGAGGAAAGGCTCTTTCCAAAGCAAAAAGAACTGCAACAGAATTATTTAAACCAGAAATTCGTGCAGGGAAAGTTAGGGTTTCTGAAGACGAGAGAGGGCTTGTGATTTCTTTAGCTGGGGCTGACTATTTTGATCCCGGGTCGGCTATTTTATTACCAGAAATAAAAGAAACTTTAAAGAAAGCGTCCGGGTTAATGAAAGAATTAGAAAGATTTGTAAGAGTCGAAGGACATAGTGACGAAGACGCAGTCCTACCCGGTACAAATCCCGGAAGAGAAGAAAGAATTTATTTGAATAACTGGGACCTTGCCGGTGCGAGAGCAATCAATTCCACAGTGTATCTTATTAATTATGGGAAGTTAGATCCAAGCTGGTTTCAAGCAGTAAGTTTCGGCTCATATCGACCCATGATAGTAGAAGATCCTGGCAGCCCAGAAGCAAAAGCGTATAACAGAAGAATTGATATAGTAATTTTAACAGAGAGATCGGTTAAGAGGAAAACGTCAGAGAGCAAATTCGGACTCCCTAAAAGCAAAATCTCAAACACCGAAACTACAACAGAGGAAGAATAGGAGAAAAATATGGGTGATGCAGAAATAGATGATGAAGGCAGTGCCCCGGCGGCTGAAGCGACTGGAAGTTCACCGATTATTAAATGGCTATTGTATATCGCAGGAGCCATATTTGGAATAATTATTGTTGTTGTAATAGCTATGTTTGTAGCTCAAAAAACTGCAACCAGTGTATTTAAACAACAAAAAAATATAGCATTAGTGAAAGCCCCTCCCCCACTCGACGTATTTAGATTTACAGATGAATTTAGAATAAATACTGCCGATGTCGGAGAATCTCATTTTATTAAATTGAAACTTTCTTTTGGTTACGACAAAGGGCAAGCAGCACTCGGAGGCGAGCTTGCAGAAAGGATGCCACAAATGCAAAATATCATTAATCTGATAATTTCCAGAAAGACTAAAGAAGATTTAAGAACAGTGGTTCAACAGCTTGATTTACGAGAAGAAATAAAAGCTCATATCAATCATATCTTGACAAATGGCAAGATCAAAGAAGTTTACTTTCAAGAATTTATCATCAATTAAGGGTTATTCTTCCAAAGCTGAAAAAATTTCTTTAAGTAAGGTTTTTCCTTCTTGCTTACTTCCGGTTTTTTTATCAATGTATTTGTTTAAAAATCCCGGGAGTTTTTTATTTCTGACGTTGTAAGAAATGATTTTTTTATTCAACTGAATAGATTGAGTTTTTGTAAATTGAAAATTTTCAGAAATTTTTTTTGACAGTAGATTGCTTTCCTCAGTAGGATTGGTTTTGCTACTCAAAACTCTACGATTCAAAAAATCTTCAATTTTTAGTACATTTTCTTTGACTAACCTCCTGATCAAATTTTTGGTAATAGAATTTTTTTCCAAAAAATCTGATAATATTTTAATAATAAAGATTCTGTCCGGTCCGAAAAAAACTGAAGATGCCTCAAAAAATCCGGAAGACTCCATATCAACAAATACCTTCTCTTTGAAAATAGAAGAATCAAAGACAGGAGTATCTGAGGTTACAATAGAAATCTCTCTAAACGAACTTTGGAATACATCAGGATAGTAATCTTTTTTTGTTGCCAAGTCTGTAACTTTATGGACTAAAAAAATATCTCCGATAGATTTACTTAGATCGTTTGACCCACAAATCCCAATATTGAATATGAAATCATTCGAGCTTATTTTGAATTTATTTAATAAAATCGCAGTACCTATCGCTGAATTAATTTTACCTACACCGGTGATAATTAATTTTATCCGATCACTTGAATAAATAGAAAATCTATTTTTCGTATCTTCTAATTTTAATTGAAAATTTTCGATAATCGGTTCTGCCTCAGACCTTAAAGCAACCGAAACGAATACCATGAAAAGAAGCTCAATTCATTCCGTAGATCATCTCATATATAACTTTCATTCCAAGTTGCAAATTTTGAATAGATATACTTTCATTTTTCCCATGCATTCCATCTATATCTTCTGCAGTCATTATCGCAGGTATTAGCCCATAGCACTTTAAACCTAACTTTCTTAAAAAATGAGAATCAGTTGCACCAGGAGAAAGAAAAGGAGTAATTACTGCCCCAGTTTCATTTTTCATTGCGACAGAGGAAAGAATCTGAAATAGCTCACCGTTTAGATCGGAAGAAGTAGGTGGCTGTTTACTGATAACCTCAATTGTAATATTTCTCCCTTTAGCCAATTCTTGTATTTTCTCTAAATAGTTTTCCGGTGTTATTCCGGGGAGAAGACGAATATCTACTACCGCTTCTGCCTTGTCCGTTATTACATTGGGTCCTGCTTTTTCTGTGCTTAGGGAGGTTATGCTCCTTGTATTAGATGTCATGGCTCTAAGGTGACGGTTTCCCTTTATTATCCCTGCTAAAATCTTTTTCACAATTGGGTTATGAGCTCTTTTTAAGAAAAAAGAATTAGGGAATTTGCTTGCTTCACCCATCTGATAAAAAAATTTAGAAGTCTCATCCGTGATTGTAACCGAAGTCTCCATTTCTTGCAAATCGAATAAAAACTTCATCAAATCCAATGTAGCGTAGTTTGTTGGAGGTGTACTACCATGACCCGAAGTACCGGTTGAAATAACTCTAATCCATAAAATCCCTTTTTCTGCGTATTGCAGATTAAAAATCTTAGATCCGGGAATAGCCACATCTTTAGTACCAACTCCACCTTCGTTCAAAACATATTCATAGCCTTTAAAAATTTCAGGATGTCTTTCTACTAAAAATTTTGCTCCTTGCTTACTCCCAGTTTCTTCATCTGCCATTGCAAGAAACATCAGCTTTCTTTTGAGTTTAATATTTTTTTTCTTAATTTGGATAAATGCGTGTAACTGCATGATCCCCATTCCTTTCATATCAACAGCACCACGCCCGAATACTCTCCCGTTTGCTATGTCGCCCGAAAAAGGATCCCTTTCCCACTCTTTAGAATTTGCTTCAACTACATCTGTATGATTGGCAAGAATCACCCCACCTTCATTCAATTCACCGGGTAGTTCTGCGATTAAGTTGGCTCTCAATGGGTCGCCCGGGTATTCTATTATTTTAGAAGAAATCCCTTCTCGTTTTAGAATTTTTTGCAAATATAGACAGGCTTCTTTTTCATTCCCGCGAATTGAGCGGATTTTGATATACCCTTGTAAATCTTTTGCTGCCGTATCAGAAATTAATTTCCAATCGATCGAGTCTTTTGGAAGAGGGTATGAGCCTTCCTTTGCAATTGAAATCCCATATTCGTAACTGAAGGAAATGTATAGAATTAAAATTAAAAATATTGAAATAAGAGTAATTGATATTTTTTTAGTCATTCACATACTATATTATTTAAAAAAAGAAACGCAAGTATTTTTTAGGGTAGTTTGCATTTTAAACTATACACTGGAATTATATCGAGGATTATGAAAAAAGTTTTTCTTGGAGTATTTATTTGTTTTATTCCAATATATTTTTTGGTTAAAATAGACCCGAGATTTGTATTTACTGGGGATGGACTAAATAAGCTAATCCAATCAAAATCTCTACTGGAGAACAATTTCAAAAGCGAAGAAATTTTCTACCCTGCAAGAGATATTGACCCGGATTTTAATTCCTATCCTTTCCAAGGAGTATATCTTATAAAACAAAACGATAGACATATCGGACAATACCCTATATTTTTTTCGTTTATAAACGCATTACTATTAAAAATTCTTCCCTACTACTTTTTACCCGGAAATTCTTACCTATTTGCGATTGTTTCTCTTTTTTTATTATATAAATATTGGAATGTTAGTTTAAAGTTTATTCTATTTACGGCAGTATGCACAAACTTTCTATTTTATGGAATAGAATTTAACGAAAATTTATTGTTGGTCTTTCTCCCATTTGTAGCAATTACAATTTTATTTCATTACGAAAGTTCTAAACATAAACTAAGTATTTTATTTTTATCCGGGTGTATAATGGGTAGCGCTGTTTGGCTTAGGCTAGAAGCATTACTTTTTTTTGTTAGTCTTATAGGAGCATGGATATTTTTAAAAGGCTTTGAAAATAAAACATTGAAAGTTGAAAGATTATTTTTTATATCTGGGTTTACTTTAGTTCTTTTTTTATTTTTTTTATTTAACCAATGGAACTACTCCCACTTCTTAGGACCCAGATACATTGCAAACCAAGGGGAATTTTTATCTGGTACCATGTCGAGTAAACTCACCCAAGCCTTCACGATTGCTTTTGCCGGACACTTAAAACTTGGATTTTTTGGATACACACCACTGTTCTTACTTATATTAGTAAACCCAGTATTATCTATTTTTAAAAATTTCTCTGAAAAAATAAAAATTCTTAACTGTACAATTATATTTTTTATTATTCTCGTTTTACTTTCTGCCCCAAACGACGGGGTAGTGAGCTGGGGGTCTAGATATTTAGCCCTGGCAATTCTACCGAGTGTAATAGTTTTAGATGAGATTTTTAAACATATCCAATTCCAAAAAAATATTACGAAAAAATTATTTTCTACTATAACAATTCTATTATGTGTATATTCTATATTTATAAGCCTGCTTGGTTTTACATTTACAAAAAATGCCAACCGACAACTAAAAGAATACCAAAAAGAATTCACACCATATAAAAATGACTATAAAATTTTTTCCTCCACATTTATGTCCACAATGATTGGAACAGAATACTTCTACTCAATTTATCTTATTCCCAAAGATAAGGATAGCTTAGTTGACTTAATCTCAAAAATAAAACTAAAAAAAGATAAAAAAAGAATCATATTCTTTGAATCTATTGAAGCGAATAAAGAAAAACTTTTCCAAAAAAAAGAAGAGTCTAAAAAAATATACAAGAATTTTCTATTTTTCCTTTTTCGGTTTTTAACTATAGATGATTCTGATAAAGCGCATATAGAAAATATTGATTTTAA containing:
- a CDS encoding MCE family protein translates to MPLQEIGVAIPIFYMMKFSSNAIVGLGFTAFMLVSFYFTIIKQVDIDSKYPYKLKLYYSKIDGIRKGTEVYLNGILFGMVNSFQEISANDVPDKRFLEYGKSDAIELVLKISEPLTLWNNYKIRFKNTTMFSGRTIEIDPGSYEGESSTYFQPSFRTGEKIPDFSPSASYYDDFFASSARLIEDNRPEIKIAVENLTEVSTKLQYGNGTLPQFINNDIVYDALAETASDLSIFGKDLRRTQESLRESNIIPAPFAINLYKRNTTIGRISDRLYVVKPQSQKNLELYYKSKLLGL
- the motB gene encoding flagellar motor protein MotB, producing the protein MAKQQKCPECIQKVAEYMLTYGDMVTLLLCFFIMLYTTGKTNAREMQIILSVFKSTTGFFDGGQTLSKGTLEEFGMNIESLPSQTRGKALSKAKRTATELFKPEIRAGKVRVSEDERGLVISLAGADYFDPGSAILLPEIKETLKKASGLMKELERFVRVEGHSDEDAVLPGTNPGREERIYLNNWDLAGARAINSTVYLINYGKLDPSWFQAVSFGSYRPMIVEDPGSPEAKAYNRRIDIVILTERSVKRKTSESKFGLPKSKISNTETTTEEE
- a CDS encoding glycosyltransferase: MKVAVIHDWLTGMRGGEKVLESILKIFPNSELFTLFYSKGSLSPLIENRKIHTAFTDKLPFKKSKYRNYLPLFPTAIETFDLRGFDLILSSSHCVAKGIISPPDSTHISYIHSPMRYVWDMYYEYFPKKSGIKNFLIQFISNYLRIWDVTSAQRVDKYVCNSKFVAKRVKKYYSKDSNVIYPPCLETGTKIINEKKEDYYLIVSAFAPYKRIDLAIESFRINGKKLVIIGSGQDEGILKKSAPKNITFLSGVSKTEIEEYYKRARGFIFPGLEDFGITPVEAQKFCTPVIAYGKGGVLETVNDKKTGVFFQNQNIGDLNEAIMVSEKIRYNPEDFQKNIERFTEEKFIIEMKNTVDEVLRGNISFDRSPQVKQKRSSNKR
- a CDS encoding flagellar basal body-associated FliL family protein → MGDAEIDDEGSAPAAEATGSSPIIKWLLYIAGAIFGIIIVVVIAMFVAQKTATSVFKQQKNIALVKAPPPLDVFRFTDEFRINTADVGESHFIKLKLSFGYDKGQAALGGELAERMPQMQNIINLIISRKTKEDLRTVVQQLDLREEIKAHINHILTNGKIKEVYFQEFIIN
- a CDS encoding flagellar FlbD family protein, with the translated sequence MIVVHRLNKSEVVINASQIESLESTPDTVIVLVNDKRYIVRETISEVIDKVIEYKKKIFQFPFNGTEKKG
- a CDS encoding motility protein A, with the protein product MDIATIIGLAFGLTVLLLGTITAGLNPMSILDIPSILITFGGGIAATVISTSWSNTMNIVNVSKKAFSEPKFDIPGLITTLVSFSEKARREGLLALEDDVSELPDEFLRKGIQLVVDGTDPELVRNIMETEMSNIASRHSSGRNWWDSLGGLAPGFGMLGTLIGLIGMLKNMGSGDSSAIGIGMAAALITTLYGSFISNLLAIPMVKKLMMRSEDELSMKQIMIEGTLSIQSGDNPRIVKEKLSSFLSPSERGALKDDEK
- a CDS encoding NADP-dependent isocitrate dehydrogenase, whose translation is MSKIKVKTPLVELDGDEMTRVIWKEIKDRFISPYLDIQLDYYDLSVTYRDKTEDKVTVDSANAIIKYGVGVKCATITPNADRVKEYSLKKEWPSPNGTIRSILDGTVFRKPIIVNNIPAAVKSWKKPIIIGRHAYGDIYKNTELIIDEPGKAEIVFTNSSGAEKARVTIQDFKTPGVVMGMHNIDKSIESFAKACFNYALSEKVNIWFATKDTISKKYHAKFRKIFDEMAVSKKSELENAKIDYSYFLIDDAVAQIIKHEGGMLWALMNYDGDVMSDMVASGFGSLGLMTSVLVSPDGKFEYEAAHGTVTRHFRKYQKGETTSTNSVASIFAWTGALAKRGELDGIPEVTSFAQNLEKAVLDTIESGEMTKDLILLTTSANKKELDTFQFMEAVQTRLNKLI